A genome region from Eremothecium gossypii ATCC 10895 chromosome VII, complete sequence includes the following:
- the FTR1 gene encoding high-affinity iron permease FTR1 (Syntenic homolog of Saccharomyces cerevisiae YER145C (FTR1)), translating to MANKVFNVAVFFVVFRECLEAAVIVSVLLSFVQQAVGDADKVVHRKLKWQIWIGVALGMLICLAVGGGFIGAFYSLKKDIMGKTEDLWEGIFCMVATVMISVMGVAMLRINKLQAKWRVKIAQALVALPARRRDRMRLGFLAKRYAMFLLPFVTVLREGLEAVVFVAGAGVSSSTASASSYPLPVIVGLLAGAAVGALLYYGASRSSMQVFLILSTCILYLIAAGLCSRGAWFFENHRYNLGTGGDASESGSGNGSYNILQAVYHVNCCNPEIDNGWDIFNSLLGWQNTGYLASILAYNLYWLVLIVVLLLMIYDERHGHLPLCRGLRLRHLSPGYWLKRRRAAELTDAQKQQLFSRVDELVVTEDGVHAQPAQPAQPAAPSH from the coding sequence ATGGCGAACAAGGTGTTTAACGTGGCGGTGTTCTTCGTCGTCTTCCGGGAGTGTCTGGAGGCGGCGGTAATCGTGTCGGTGCTGCTGTCGTTCGTGCAGCAGGCCGTGGGCGACGCGGACAAGGTGGTGCACCGCAAGCTGAAGTGGCAGATCTGGATCGGCGTGGCGCTGGGGATGCTCATCTGCCTGGCGGTGGGCGGCGGCTTCATCGGCGCGTTCTACTCGCTCAAGAAAGACATCATGGGCAAGACCGAGGACCTGTGGGAGGGCATTTTCTGCATGGTTGCCACGGTGATGATCAGCGTGATGGGCGTGGCCATGCTGCGCATCAACAAGCTGCAGGCCAAGTGGCGCGTGAAGATcgcgcaggcgctggtcgcgctgcctgcgcgccgccgcgaccGCATGCGCCTGGGCTTTCTGGCCAAGCGCTACGCAATGTTCCTGCTGCCCTTTGTGAccgtgctgcgcgaggGCCTGGAGGCCGTGGTTTTTGTCGCGGGCGCCGGCGTGTCGTCCTCGACCGCCAGCGCGTCCTCCTACCCGCTGCCCGTGATCGTAGGCTTGCtggccggcgcggccgtGGGCGCCCTGCTGTACTACGGCGCGTCCCGCTCCTCCATGCAGGTCTTCCTGATCCTGTCCACGTGTATTCTATACCTGATAGCCGCCGGCCTGTGCTCACGCGGCGCCTGGTTTTTTGAAAACCACCGCTACAACCTGGGCACGGGCGGCGACGCATCCGAGAGCGGCAGCGGCAACGGCTCCTACAACATCCTGCAGGCCGTGTACCACGTCAACTGCTGCAACCCGGAGATCGACAACGGCTGGGACATCTTCAACTCGTTGCTGGGCTGGCAGAACACCGGCTACCTGGCCAGCATTCTGGCCTACAACCTGTACTGGCTCGTGCTCATCGTCGTGTTGCTGCTCATGATCTACGATGAGCGCCACGGGCACCTGCCGCTGTGTCGCGgcctgcgcctgcgccacCTCTCTCCGGGCTACTGGCTGaagcgccgccgcgcggcAGAGCTCACCGACGCACagaagcagcagctgttCAGCCGTGTCGATGAGCTGGTCGTCACGGAGGACGGCGTGCACGCCCAGCCGGCCCAGCCGGCGCAGCCAGCCGCGCCGTCGCACTAA
- the LSM5 gene encoding RNA-binding protein LSM5 (Syntenic homolog of Saccharomyces cerevisiae YER146W (LSM5)), translating into MEVLPLEIIDRAINQPIWVLLTSNREFTGTLVGFDDFVNVVIEDVVEYDAPDRAVKRHPGRMLLSGNNITVLVPGGKPPA; encoded by the coding sequence ATGGAGGTGCTGCCACTGGAGATCATCGACAGAGCCATCAACCAGCCCATCTGGGTCCTGCTCACCTCGAACCGCGAGTTCACCGGCACCCTCGTCGGCTTCGACGACTTCGTCAACGTCGTCATCGAGGACGTCGTCGAGTACGATGCCCCCGACCGCGCCGTCAAGCGCCACCCTGGCCGCATGCTGCTGAGCGGCAACAACATCACCGTCCTGGTCCCTGGCGGCAAGCCGCCCGCCTAG
- the LCB2 gene encoding serine C-palmitoyltransferase LCB2 (Syntenic homolog of Saccharomyces cerevisiae YDR062W (LCB2)), which yields MSSLSNTRVPLVEAEAVSMADKKENEFGELTSEAYLYAPRSRKGAALREPVLDAPPYYISVITYLNYLILIILGHVHDFFGLMFQKEKHRDIMERDGLAPWFSKFESFFVRRMKQRIDDCFSRPTTGVPGRFIRCIDRIAHSLNEYFTFPGTTSMCLNLSSYNYLGFAQSEGLCTDAAVDSVHRYGINTHGSRMQSGTTDLHVEAERYVANFLGMEDAMIFSMGYGTNANLFNSFLDNKCLVISDELNHTSIRTGVRLSDAAVRTFKHNDMEALEKLIREQIIQGQPKTHRPWKKILICVEGLYSMEGTMCNLPKLIELKKKYKCYLYVDEAHSIGAMGPHGRGVCDYFGVDPTEVDILMGTLTKSFGAAGGYVAAQKWIIDRLRLDLTTSNYGEPSPAPVLAQIISSMRIIIGELNPGEGLERLQRIAFNSRYLRLALQRLGFIVYGIADSPVIPMLLYAPSKMPAFSRMMLQRKIAVVVVAYPATPLIESRVRFCVSAALTKEDIDYLLRHVDEVGDKLFLKVSSGRAGGSSDGKPPRWDIEEVLRRTPEDCKDDKYFLI from the coding sequence ATGAGCTCTTTGTCCAACACACGAGTGCCTCTGGTGGAGGCCGAGGCAGTGTCTATGGCGGACAAGAAAGAGAATGAGTTTGGGGAGCTGACATCCGAGGCTTATCTGTATGCGCCAAGGTCCCGCaagggcgcggcgctgcgcgagccCGTGCTGGACGCGCCGCCGTACTACATATCGGTGATCACGTACTTGAACTACTTGATTCTGATTATCCTGGGGCATGTGCACGACTTCTTCGGGTTGATGTTCCAGAAGGAAAAGCACCGAGACATCATGGAGCGCGATGGCTTGGCGCCGTGGTTCTCGAAGTTCGAGTCCTTCTTCGTGCGGCGGATGAAGCAGCGCATTGACGACTGCTTTTCGCGGCCGACAACCGGGGTGCCGGGGCGCTTCATCCGCTGTATTGACCGTATCGCGCACTCGCTCAATGAGTACTTCACATTCCCGGGCACGACGTCGATGTGCTTGAATCTGTCATCGTACAACTACCTTGGATTTGCGCAGTCGGAAGGTCTGTGCACGGATGCCGCGGTAGATTCTGTGCACCGGTACGGCATTAACACACATGGCAGTCGGATGCAAAGCGGTACGACTGATCTGCACGTGGAGGCGGAACGCTATGTGGCGAACTTCCTGGGCATGGAAGATGCGATGATTTTCTCGATGGGTTACGGCACGAACGCAAACCTGTTTAACTCGTTCTTGGACAATAAATGCTTGGTGATCTCCGACGAGCTAAACCACACGTCTATCCGAACCGGCGTTCGTCTCTCGGATGCAGCCGTGCGGACCTTCAAGCACAATGATATGGAAGCGCTTGAAAAGCTCATTCGCGAGCAGATCATACAGGGACAGCCCAAGACGCATCGCCCGTGGAAAAAGATTCTAATCTGCGTGGAGGGGTTGTATTCGATGGAAGGTACCATGTGCAACCTACCCAAGCTGATCGAACTCAAAAAGAAGTACAAGTGCTACCTGTACGTTGACGAAGCCCACTCCATTGGAGCAATGGGTCCCCACGGCCGCGGTGTTTGTGACTACTTTGGCGTTGACCCAACAGAGGTAGATATTTTGATGGGCACGCTTACAAAGTCTTTTGGCGCTGCCGGTGGCTACGTTGCTGCTCAAAAGTGGATCATAGACCGTCTTCGTCTGGACCTCACGACCTCCAACTATGGCGAACCGAGCCCTGCACCTGTGCTTGCTCAGATCATCAGCTCTATGCGCATTATCATCGGCGAACTCAACCCCGGTGAGGGCTTGGAGCGTCTACAGAGAATTGCCTTCAACTCCCGGTACCTGAGATTGGCTCTTCAACGGCTTGGCTTTATCGTGTATGGAATTGCGGACTCCCCGGTTATCCCTATGTTGCTCTACGCTCCTTCAAAGATGCCTGCGTTCTCGCGCATGATGCTCCAGCGTAAGATAGCTGTTGTTGTCGTGGCGTATCCTGCCACCCCACTGATCGAGTCCCGTGTCCGTTTCTGCGTGTCTGCAGCACTGACAAAGGAGGACATTGACTACCTTTTACGTCACGTCGACGAGGTTGGAGACAAACTGTTCCTCAAGGTTAGCTCCGGCCGTGCTGGCGGCAGTTCCGATGGCAAACCACCAAGGTGGGATATTGAAGAAGTACTCCGCAGGACGCCTGAAGATTGCAAAGATGACAAATATTTTCTAATATGA
- the PAA1 gene encoding polyamine acetyltransferase (Syntenic homolog of Saccharomyces cerevisiae YDR071C (PAA1)): MNSMLPLHMYIRPLSPEDAQQVTELEAQGFPPEERASADVVAFRLAACPELCSGLFVRDVVGTEVRGEKLIGHVLGTKLAGAGGERSESYITLASMGAQHDDASDTIAIHSVVIAPEHQKKNLATLMLTDYIQKMSNQKVADKIVIIAREALVPFYERVGFQLVGENQQLKKNPNFAKTKWCDMVRELFNEEYEC, translated from the coding sequence ATGAACTCGATGCTTCCACTGCACATGTACATCAGACCGCTGTCGCCCGAGGACGCGCAGCAGGTGACCGAGCTGGAGGCGCAGGGCTTCCCGCCGGAGGAGCGCGCGAGCGCAGACGTGGTGGCGTTCCGCCTTGCGGCATGCCCGGAGCTGTGCTCCGGTCTATTCGTGCGGGATGTGGTGGGCACGGAGGTGCGCGGCGAGAAGCTGATCGGCCACGTGCTGGGCACCAAGCtcgcgggcgcgggcggcgagCGCAGCGAGAGCTACATCACCTTGGCGTCCATGGGCGCGCAGCACGACGACGCGTCGGACACGATTGCGATCCACTCCGTGGTGATCGCGCCGGAACACCAGAAGAAAAACCTGGCCACGCTGATGCTGACGGACTACATCCAGAAGATGTCCAACCAGAAGGTGGCGGACAAGATCGTGATCATCGCGCGCGAGGCCCTGGTGCCGTTCTACGAGCGCGTGGGCTTCCAGCTTGTCGGCGAGAACCAGCAACTGAAAAAGAACCCGAACTTTGCCAAGACCAAGTGGTGCGACATGGTGCGCGAGCTGTTCAACGAGGAGTACGAGTGCTGA
- the SNF11 gene encoding Snf11p (Syntenic homolog of Saccharomyces cerevisiae YDR073W (SNF11)) yields the protein MPGTVRLRAPAPKYPPRFSPRSPTPPHMDPPTALQYKLQLLLHINTLLIVRSAMMRPGHPQLDGLPPDQLEDLLRQYIRRVHSNLQCISAINQGNPRARPQIMDPPPLPPPLQHPQQDILPKLYVLLAKLFDVS from the coding sequence ATGCCAGGAACCGtgcggctgcgcgcgcccgcgcccaAATATCCGCCGCGTTTTTCCCCTCGTTCTCCCACACCACCACACATGGACCCCCCCACCGCGCTGCAGTAcaagctgcagctcctgctgcacATCAACACCCTGCTCATCGTGCGCAGCGCCATGATGCGCCCGGGGCACCCGCAGCTAGATGGCCTGCCGCCGGACCAGCTCGAGGACTTGCTGCGGCAGTACATCCGCCGCGTGCACAGTAATCTGCAGTGCATTTCCGCAATCAATCAGGGTAAcccccgcgcccgcccgcaAATCATGGATCCTCCCCCGTTGCCTCCGCCGCTCCAGCACCCCCAGCAGGACATCCTGCCGAAGCTCTACGTGCTGCTCGCAAAGCTGTTTGACGTGAGCTAG